Part of the Natrialbaceae archaeon AArc-T1-2 genome, GCGTATACGTCGACGAAGTAGTCACGTAGGGTGTCGAGGATGTGGGTTCGAAGTCGTAGGCGAAAGTCTATCGATGTACGTTACCGTAACTCGTTTAGTCGGCGTTTATCAGCATCTGTGAGGAGTTGCACATCGTATTCATCTTCGAGGGTAGCGATTTCTTTGAAGCATTCGCGGGCGGTCGCTTCGTTTCCGTCGTCAAGATGTTGCTTGCCCTGCTGTCGTTTGACTTTCGCTAGGCCTTGTTTCCCGGCATAGCGAGGCAAGGTCTGACGGTAGTACTGAGCAGCCTGGTCAAGATGCTCCCACCACTCGCCAGTCACACCGTCTTCCTGTTTGATGGTCTTGGCAAGCTTCCAGTGTGTCTCTGCGAGTTGCCCTGCGACGTTTCGTTCTTCGTAATCCTCTGAGGCCAGTTCCATCGCCTCTTCCAATAGATCCAGCGCCTCGTGGAGATCCGCCTCTGTACTACCCTCAAGAAGTTCGTCTAACCGGGCTTGGCGCTGCAGTCCTTCGCTTTTCCAGACGATGTGGCCGCCGAGGTCGATGCCGTACGCCGAGTCGCCGTCGGGATTTCCAAGCCGAAGCATCCAGTTGCCGCCTCGCTCGACGAAGTCGAGGTGTTGAACGTTCCCGTGTTGATTCTCGTGGCGGAGCAGTCGTTCGCCGGCGGCAACGTTGAACAGGTAGGTGCTGCAGTCAGGGTTGAACGTACTCGTGGCCGCGTAGTCACCGTCAGGCGTGATGGCGACGGGGCCGATGTTCGAGTCAAATTCGTGTTTTACGAACCGATGTCCTGACCCGTTGAAAACGTGGAACGTTCCGGAGAGTGTGTCGCCCCAGTCGTTCCAGTCGACAACAGCTACGGTCCCGTCGTTAGCGACAGCACAGGCGTTCGGGCGATCGATCTCGGTCGTAAATTGGAGTTCGTCACCATCAAAGAGGAAGACCCGACCCGGTTCAGGATCGTCATCTCCGGCTCCGGATCGCCCATCTTGGTAGGCTGCGGTGTATTCGCCGTTCGGGGATGTGGCTGTCTGGGCGTAGTACTGATCACCACCGTATTCGATGTCCATCCGGTTCAGCCCCTGGTCGTTCGTCGAGACTGCGTCACTGTCTTGTTTCGAGGAAGCTGTCTGCGCGGCTGGTGTTGCCGATGCGTCTGGAGAGGTGTCTGACTCTGTTTTGGACTGTGAATGCGTCTCTGCATCAGGGGGTGTCGTGTTAGCCGTCGCCGTCTCGGGAGCATGAGACGTGTCTGTTTCGGCGTCGGCCGACTCGTTGAAAGAGCGGCGTCGCCACAGATAGAGCCCAGCAGGAATGATGGCGAACAGCCAGATGAGTGACGTGAGGACGTATGCCCACCAGTACTGCGGCCAGTCTCGGTATTCCCTGACGTGTCTCGCATCGAGGAAGAGCGCGATGGGAAGCCCGAGCCAGACGGCGAAAAAGATGAATGCCCACAGCGATTCCGGCAAGACTTCGACACCGAAGAAGGCGACAACCCAGCCGGGGATCGCAACCATGATCGTCTTCTCCCAGACAGTAGATGGAACCGCGTTGGAGTGGGTCGTCGGTTCTGGTTCTGGTTCCGGTTCGGCTGTCGTTGTCGTTTCGGTTGCTTCTGACTGTGTTTCGTCGGCCTGCTGCTGGGGCTGCTCGCTGACTGATTCGGATTCGACTGTGGTCACGAACTCAAGGTAGTCGTCGACGAGATCAAGCGCGTCATTCTCAACGATGAGGGAGACGAGGTCATCGCCGTTGATGAGTTTCACGTTGAGCCGCTCGGCGAGATCGCGGGCCTGTCCGGTGAACTCATTCGTCGTTACTACGACGACCTTGTCAACGCCGTTGTATTGTTGGCCGAGGCTTGCATACTGCTGAATATCGGGGGAGCCGACAGTTGTGTTCGGTCCGTACCGCTTCGCTTGAATGAGCGTCGTTTGTTCGTACGGGTGTTGTTTCCGGGCGGTAATGTCGACGCCTTTGTCCATCGCTGCAGTGGAGACCTCGGTTTGCCAGCCCATGCGATGCCAGAGATCCGCGACGAAGTGCTCGAAATCGTACGGGTCCATCTGCTGTAGGACCGTCTTCAATTCGGCGGTGCTTTCGAGAGGGCCTTCCTCAAGAGGAAGCTCATCGATGTGTTGCTGCGTGGGTTGGTGTGGCTCATTCGAGGTGCGGGGTTCTGTGGAACTAGAGTTGTCTTTCCCACTATTTCGAAGCCAGCGGTACAATTCACGGTAAAGGAAGTACCGTAGAAACCGTTTCATTGAGATGTCCCCCCAATCCGAAGATGATTATAACCCAGTTGGTATCCCATACGTTGGCGTGTTGACCGATTCTTGACGCTCAGGCCTAATAATGAATCGGGGAGTACCTGGTTACGAAGATGTGTCACCAGAATATCTGGTTCTGTTGAAACCATTCACAGTTTACACAAACGGCGTGCTGAATGTAGGGCACGTGCGCACATGTAGTGTGCAGCCGATTCACGTGAACAACTCTCTAAAGAAGAGGATTTCAACAGAGCCAAGAGTATCTTTGAGACGATTATTTGCAGGGTCGCCACCATACGCGCCCGGATCCAACTTTCTTAGTGCGGAGTTCACCTATGGATTCAAGATCTTGTAAATAGTTTCGAGCGGTATTGCGGTGTATATCGGACTGAAGTTGTTTTGCGATTTGTGGAGCGGTAAATGGTTCGCACTTGTCAGAGTTGTCTTCGAAGATTGCTAACACGTCGTCTATTGATGTGCTTGGAGTCCTTCCCGGCATAATGTCGCCTTGCACAATACAGAGAATGGCAACTCGCACTCCGGAGATCTGTATGTGCGCGACGACAAAAATTAGATACAGAGCCCAAAGAGTCGAATATCAGGTTTTATGCCACACGAATACATATCTATGGGGAGATGGGTAACGATGAATGAATACGAAACGTCTACGGATCCGTCGCCAAGTACGAAAGTCGTTGAGGCCGTCGCTGATGAATTGGATGTTGAACCAATTGAATTGGAGACTCCGCTTGCAGAGGCGATTGAAACGGATGCGTTAGATCACCTCTTCAAAGGCCCGGGAGACTCCGTTGTGATTAGCTTCTCTTACTATGGCTATCGAGTCACCGTCGAAGAAGATGGTGACGTTACTTTGACTGAAAACAGTGAATAGTTGTTCCTATTTGACTCGGTGGCACTGTTGAAACCCTCTTCACGGCTTTCGATTTCGTATGGCGGCGGGTTTCAGTCGCTTTGGCCGTGAACGGCGTCAAAGAAGCTTATCTCAAATATCAGCACAGAAGGTTTTCAACAAGCCCGAATCTCTATTTCGCCGGCGGTGTTGTCGAGGCGTATGTCCGACCCGCCGTTGAACGTGCCCTATTGGGCATCGATGTACCGCGTCTATGAGGAAGATAATGATCAGTACGTGCAGGCCTTGGCTGAGTCAGATCTGGTTGAGCGAGCACGCCGACTGTGGAAGTGGAAGGATTTGAGTCGAAGTATTGATTTTGCGGAGATTGCCCCTGTTATCGCCCAACTTGATATGGATCGCTACCTGGATCAGCGACCGTCAGCGGCGGTGAAAGACGTTCGTGACAGGCTTCGTGAGGAAGATGTTATTTCTGGGTCTGGGCTCGTGACGCCGTCGTTTCTGCTGCATCTCGCGGCAAGTGGCCCAGAAGCATCATCAGCGACGTTCCCGATTTATGACCGCCGAGTCTGGAACGCGTACGTGTATCTCTGGGGGGTTCGAGGGGGAGAGGATCGATTGTTCCGGGCTGCCAGTCAGAGCCCAGAGCAGTATGGCGCGTTTTGTCAGGCATTCCGTGACACCTGTCCGGATGATCGCCCACGCCGGTACGAACAGGCCCTGTTCATGTTCGGTGGATACATTATGGATCTCACAGCCGATGACAAACCCACACCGATAGAGACGATCGATCGCGTTCTCTCGGAGCAAGAACAGGCGATGGACGAAATGCGGGAACAAGCTGGGTTTGCGATCGTGGATGTTGATACCGTAGCAACCCGCTGAAATGTGTCTCCTTTCGGATCGAGTGGCTCTGTTGAAATCCTCAATCGGTGATATGTTTCTATTGTCGTGCTGAATATAGAGCGTGAATGCAGCAAACGGACTACGTTTGTTCCGATATAAATGGGTTAGATAAAACGGCCAGTAGACCTGCAAACCGATCTCGGGGTGCCTACCGGTAGATGATGTTCGTCGCTCATGCAAGGGCCAAAGGGGCGTCATATCTACGTAGTCTGCTCCTCATTGTCACAGTAGACAATGAGCGTCATCTTGTAGTTCACCGTACAAAATGACCAGTTCACGCTCGGTCAAGTTCTGTCGGAATCGCCAACGGAGCGTATCGAACTCGAACGAATCGTCCCAACTGGGGATACAGTAATGCCATTTTTGTGGGTAACCGGAGACGATTTCGAGGATAGGGAAGAATGGGGTGCTGCGTTAGGCCGTGCTGGGATCGAAGACTGGTTCTGGGTCTGTGGGCTGGGTGCCATCACAGACTCGAATCCGGCCATCGGCTCGGATGAACACATTCCAGTTCTCCATTCGAAAAGTGAGTATAGCATCCGCATCTTTGGCTCCGTCATGCTCCTTGAACAGACTGTCAAGGGCGTCGCAATCAACAAATTCATTCAGTGGTGGGAGTTCAAGCGGGTCAACTCCGGCTGCTTCTGCAAGAGCTTTAACAATGACTTCCGTAGGTGACCGATCACCTTTCAGGTCGTACTGGGCATCAACGACCGGTGTACAGCCACGATAGAATGTTAGCGCCCCTTTATCCATACCACTGATTAGCTTTGAGCCATCATCAGGTTTCTGTGGGAAGTTTTCACAATGTATCGCGGCTCAGACCGCATTAATCATTTCAGTCGCCTCGCTCGGGTACACTCTGTTGCGACATTTGCGCCCTGTATCTTGCACAGAGTCGGTAGAAACCGGGAACGGAACCCTACCGGCTCGATGAAAGCCCGAAGTTCAGGCGATGATCCATCCGGCCACCACGACATACCCGCCGACGAGTACCAGCACGGTGGGGACGAGCCAGCGGTCCAACCAGTCAGGAATGTCGTCGCTCGTGGCGCGAGATACGATCATGAACGCAGCGAGAAACACGACTCCGGCACCGATCAGGTAGACGATGATGATGGGTGTCAATTCGGATGGTGAGAGATCAACGAAAAACGGGACAAAGACCGCGATGTTTTCGCCGCTGAGACCGAGTCCCGTGACGGTTACGACGCCGATACGGCCGAGGGAGTTCGGCACGATCGGTGACTCCTCAACCGTCGTTTCCGGCGGCTGGCGGAGTAGCCCCCACAGCCCCAAACTGAGAGGGACAACACCAAGCAGGTACGTCCGCTCCTGTAGGAGTTCGGCGGCGAGAATCGCTCCGATGACCGCCGCGGCCAGTCCGACACAGAAGCCGACGTAATGTCCGACGAGCACTTCCCAAAGCCGGTAATCGTTGTCCGTGCAAAAGGCGCCGATGACGAGTAGCGTGTCGAGATGGGTTACGGTAAACAACCACACAGCCACGAGCAGAGTCGTTTCCACAGGTCACCGAATCTGTCACATCGAGACCGTATAGTGGTTTCTCTCCGCGAGCCTCAGTCGTTATAGGGTACCGTGACCGGTACTCACTTTCTGACTCGTGCCACATTCGCGCTATGGGTTCAGCAGACGCGGTCCGAACTACCGAGTAGCTGTCAAAAGTGGCGTGACATGTAGAGGATAGATGCAGCACAGGGACATAGTTTGTTTCACACTATCACCGAATGTCTATCCCGTAGCTACGAATGTCAGAGTTTCTGGATGGGATTTCGAATCTCAGAAGAGGTACCCCAAACTCCTCGCAACGATGCCTCACTTAGAGAAAAAGATTGATCGTCGTCGATTCGATCTAATGGATTCGCCGTGACGCTATTCCAAGAGCTGCAACTAATGCAACCAATGCAGCACCGATTCCGAATCCAGGTAGCCCATCGGCTGCTTCTTCTTCATCTTCGGAATCTGTCTCCGCCACAGTGTCACTCTCACCGTCTTCCAGTGAGATCACCAATTCGAACCCATCTAGGTCTGTATCCGCATCCCAAGAGGCTTGGGCACTATCTTTTTCATCCGAGTCGGGACTGGTAGATTCGATGGTCGCATCATCCGGTCCAGTAATAACCAACTGTCTGTCCAGTTCGAACCCGCTCGCAAACGGCTCGGTCAGAACGAGCGTCTCACCGTCAGCCTCTGCTAGCCCGCTCCAGGTAACCGCCACCGTCACTACACCGTATCCGTCTTCACTTTGGATCTCAATCGATGCGTCATCGATCACGGCTTCTCCATTGTGACCGCTATTTTCAGCCACGGATTCCATCCGCTCTGTGAACCGGTCACGGAGATCATCCTGTGCTTCTTCGTCTTCTTCTAACGATTCGAACGAAGCTTGCTCATCTTCGTCACCGAGATCATAGACACTGACCAACGAAACGGTCGCATCGCCGTCCGAAGTCATTTCTACGTGGATCTTTGGTTCGTCTGGGTCCTCGACGCCAGTCGCTCCGGCAACCGGCGAAACAAATACGCTCCCAACAAGCACTACCGCAACTACGGCAACCAGAGTCCGGTCGTGCATTGTTAGTTACTGGCCTCGATCGTCACTGTTGTTGCCGGCTCCACGATCTTCATCGTCAGCGTCATCGTCGCTTGCGTCAGTTGTGTCATCGCCAGGGGTTTCGTCGGGTGCACCTGGTTCGAAGTCACCGGCAACTCCGTTCCCGACGTTCTCACCAGCGATAGACTGAGCAAGCTCAGCCGTTTCAGGTCCGCCAAGTTCGCTCGCCTGTTCCTGGAGTTCCTGGATCGCCTCTACGTTGATCCCACGCTCTTCTAACACGTCTTCAGGTAACTCACCAGCAGTCTCCCCTGCCTGTTCGGCAGCTCGTTCCGTGTTAGCGTTCTCGGCAGTGACCTTCGCTATCTCCGAACGGTACTCACCCTCGCTAATCTCACCGTTCTCACGGGCTTCCTCTAGTTCTTCGAGTTCGGCTTCGTGTTCGTCCAGCCGTTCCTCGATTTCGGCAAGCCTGTCACCGACGATGTCGGCTTTGGCCGCATCTGACTGCGCGTTCGCTATTTTGATTCCGAACGTCCGATCGGACACTTCACCATCGATTTCAGCGTCTTGCACACCTACGACGCCAGTCAACTGCTCTCCTGGTTCGACCGAGTTGTTCTCGCTCGCGTCTGCGTTGTCATTCGAACTGTCTTCACTGCCGTCTGCCAGGGCTGCGGCTGCGCCGAGTGGCATCGCTGCCAGTGCGGCAATGAGCATGATCGCCATGAGGATCGTTCCAAGTCGTTTCATTGCAATCGTTCCTATGGCCTGTCCACGGATATACACTGAAGTTGGTAGCTCCGGTTCAACGATGTTTTCCCGGGTTTTACGCCGTTTTCGATCCGACGCCGTCTATCGATTTCCCGATTTACAGTTATTGGATTGACGTTATTCGTGGTGGCTTGCTTTCTCGGCTTCTTCCTCGGGAATTCGAAGCACGTTTTCCCGGCCAATCCGGAACGATTCGAGCTCACCTTCCTCACGGAGCTTGCTCACTACCTTGCTCGTCTTCGCATCAGTCCATCCAAGCTCCTCGACCACCCGCTTTTGTTTCATTCGACCACCGTTCTCTTCCACCAGGTGCATCACCTGTTCCTCATTGCTCAACAGCGACTCATCGGGTTCCGATAGGTCTGGTTCCGCAACTGGTTGCGGATCACTCCCCGATGGTTCGTCCGTTTCGTCCCTCGTCCGGATACGGAACCACCAGAACGCAAGTCCTGTGACCGCCCCGATAGCGCCTACCGATCCAGCGATGAGCGGCCAGCTAAGCCCGGTTCCAGCGGTTGAAACGACGATGCGAGGTTCTCCAGAGACAAAATCCGTTTCCCCACCGTGCCAGATAACGGCCCGGTCACGCTGATCATCGGGATCTGGGGTTACGGATATGAGTTCGTACTCCTCAGGCCAACTAATCAGTAGCCGGGTTCCGTCATCAAGATAGATGCCCTCGATCGCGTCTCCGGCCTGTAATTCGCCATTCTCACTACTGGTGAATCCATGCCATTGGAACGAGTACCGAACGACTCCATACTCGCGGCCAAATGACTGTCGTTCCGTACTGACACGAAAGCTGTCAGCCGTCATCTCCCTGTTTGTCGCGGTACTCGCGGTCGCAACGGTGTCGTCGATCCGGTCAGCGAACTCGTGAGTGTACGCGTCTGGATCGTCCTCAATATCACGTTCGAGTGACTCGAAAGCGTCTGTACTGTCATCGTCGTCGAGTTGGACCCAGAATTCGACCGTCCACGCAGCAGAACCATCGTCTTGGAGCGCAATATCCATTCGCACCTCATCAGCGTCGATCTCATCTGGCTCCATCGCTGGTGCCTCTGTTCCTTGTGCCGATCCGGCAGATACTGAGGGGCCAAGCCCGATGAGAAGGCCTGTAGCGAAAAGGAAAACAAGCAAGCCGAAGCGGACATTCATACCTGAATCTATTTCAGCTGCTCGCTTAAAAGATATGAAGTTCAAAAGGTGAGCAGTCTTATCAGCCAACAGTGTTCGGAGGGTGCTGAACTTGCCAGTGCACCGTTTCTTGAGTCGGCGTACTCTCGCTAATCGACTGGAATGCACTTCGTTGGTCCGCGGTATCGAATCGGTAGTGAACGTATCTAAAACCTCGACCGAACGGTCCTGGACCAGCACCACGTTGAGGGTCTCGATCACTCCCAAACGGCGTTAAATGGTGGAAAATGCCGGAAACCAGGAGTCAACAACTCCAGTGTATATCATCGGTCTTGTCGTATGATCGGACGCAATGAACGCAAGACAACTGATCACGATTGCGGTTGTGGCACTGCTCATGATCGGTGGGGTGGCGGCGCTCGGAGCCGCCAGCCCAGCCGATCAGTCGAATGACAATGCATCGGATACGTCTCACGAAAATGAGTCCGACACCGACGGCGGAACTGCTGGTGCCGCCGACGATCGTGCCGAGAACGCCGATGATATCGGGCCAAACGACGGCCTACCCGCACAGGTGCCCGAACACGTGAGCGATCTTCACGACCGAATTGGATCGTTCCTGGATGGGTCGATTGACCACCTCGGCCAGGCGCTAAGCGACCTGTTAGGTGGCGGTGACAGTTCCGACACGAGTGACCGCAGCGAAACCGGTGACGAGAGCGACGATGTGGAGTCAGCCACGTAAGTGCTGAACATAAACACCCAATTCCAACTGACCAACGTAATCGATTACATCTCATGAAACAGAATACCACTTTGACGGACAGACGAACGTATTTGGCAACGACTGGGGCAGCAACAACCGGGATAATCGGGTTCGCTGGTTGTCTCGCTTCCGGCGAAACGGGAAC contains:
- a CDS encoding cadmium resistance transporter; its protein translation is METTLLVAVWLFTVTHLDTLLVIGAFCTDNDYRLWEVLVGHYVGFCVGLAAAVIGAILAAELLQERTYLLGVVPLSLGLWGLLRQPPETTVEESPIVPNSLGRIGVVTVTGLGLSGENIAVFVPFFVDLSPSELTPIIIVYLIGAGVVFLAAFMIVSRATSDDIPDWLDRWLVPTVLVLVGGYVVVAGWIIA
- a CDS encoding restriction endonuclease, producing MDPYDFEHFVADLWHRMGWQTEVSTAAMDKGVDITARKQHPYEQTTLIQAKRYGPNTTVGSPDIQQYASLGQQYNGVDKVVVVTTNEFTGQARDLAERLNVKLINGDDLVSLIVENDALDLVDDYLEFVTTVESESVSEQPQQQADETQSEATETTTTAEPEPEPEPTTHSNAVPSTVWEKTIMVAIPGWVVAFFGVEVLPESLWAFIFFAVWLGLPIALFLDARHVREYRDWPQYWWAYVLTSLIWLFAIIPAGLYLWRRRSFNESADAETDTSHAPETATANTTPPDAETHSQSKTESDTSPDASATPAAQTASSKQDSDAVSTNDQGLNRMDIEYGGDQYYAQTATSPNGEYTAAYQDGRSGAGDDDPEPGRVFLFDGDELQFTTEIDRPNACAVANDGTVAVVDWNDWGDTLSGTFHVFNGSGHRFVKHEFDSNIGPVAITPDGDYAATSTFNPDCSTYLFNVAAGERLLRHENQHGNVQHLDFVERGGNWMLRLGNPDGDSAYGIDLGGHIVWKSEGLQRQARLDELLEGSTEADLHEALDLLEEAMELASEDYEERNVAGQLAETHWKLAKTIKQEDGVTGEWWEHLDQAAQYYRQTLPRYAGKQGLAKVKRQQGKQHLDDGNEATARECFKEIATLEDEYDVQLLTDADKRRLNELR
- a CDS encoding DUF7345 domain-containing protein; translated protein: MNVRFGLLVFLFATGLLIGLGPSVSAGSAQGTEAPAMEPDEIDADEVRMDIALQDDGSAAWTVEFWVQLDDDDSTDAFESLERDIEDDPDAYTHEFADRIDDTVATASTATNREMTADSFRVSTERQSFGREYGVVRYSFQWHGFTSSENGELQAGDAIEGIYLDDGTRLLISWPEEYELISVTPDPDDQRDRAVIWHGGETDFVSGEPRIVVSTAGTGLSWPLIAGSVGAIGAVTGLAFWWFRIRTRDETDEPSGSDPQPVAEPDLSEPDESLLSNEEQVMHLVEENGGRMKQKRVVEELGWTDAKTSKVVSKLREEGELESFRIGRENVLRIPEEEAEKASHHE
- a CDS encoding HalOD1 output domain-containing protein, producing the protein MNEYETSTDPSPSTKVVEAVADELDVEPIELETPLAEAIETDALDHLFKGPGDSVVISFSYYGYRVTVEEDGDVTLTENSE
- a CDS encoding DUF7345 domain-containing protein, translated to MHDRTLVAVVAVVLVGSVFVSPVAGATGVEDPDEPKIHVEMTSDGDATVSLVSVYDLGDEDEQASFESLEEDEEAQDDLRDRFTERMESVAENSGHNGEAVIDDASIEIQSEDGYGVVTVAVTWSGLAEADGETLVLTEPFASGFELDRQLVITGPDDATIESTSPDSDEKDSAQASWDADTDLDGFELVISLEDGESDTVAETDSEDEEEAADGLPGFGIGAALVALVAALGIASRRIH
- a CDS encoding HalOD1 output domain-containing protein; this encodes MDKGALTFYRGCTPVVDAQYDLKGDRSPTEVIVKALAEAAGVDPLELPPLNEFVDCDALDSLFKEHDGAKDADAILTFRMENWNVFIRADGRIRVCDGTQPTDPEPVFDPSTA